A stretch of the uncultured Desulfobacter sp. genome encodes the following:
- a CDS encoding phosphatidylglycerol lysyltransferase domain-containing protein: protein MICHSQQSAAYDTPPIVGNSADDVQTEPNILKPGKFDLETRFLILDFLGHYPPCSCEYSFVNLFCWQNLYRYSWFLHNNNLVIHDDRSQSLFMPIGEDLEPEELFILSKKAVDAGLSGNIGLVPESYVAIWPDLQRYFNITSDRDAADYVYRTEDLAELKGNKLHKKKNLISQFKRTYPDYSIVPINEENCKIVMQFEQRLLAGRPSVSSSLIEESDAMSMAFSHWQDLGLSGLMLMVKGEIVAFAVFSPLSADTWDVHFEKADVSFKGAAQVINYETAKFLIGTAGYINREQDLGIPGLRQAKLSYAPHALIEPYFLVPKLGLRSH, encoded by the coding sequence ATGATATGTCATAGCCAACAATCGGCTGCTTACGATACGCCGCCAATAGTCGGTAACAGTGCAGATGATGTACAGACTGAACCGAATATACTCAAGCCCGGGAAATTTGATTTGGAAACTCGATTCCTGATCCTTGATTTCCTGGGCCATTACCCGCCTTGCTCATGTGAGTATAGTTTTGTTAATCTTTTCTGCTGGCAGAACCTGTACCGCTATTCATGGTTTCTTCATAATAACAATTTGGTAATTCATGACGATCGTAGCCAGAGTCTGTTCATGCCCATCGGAGAAGATCTGGAACCTGAAGAATTATTTATTTTGTCCAAAAAGGCAGTAGACGCAGGATTATCCGGAAACATCGGACTGGTACCTGAGTCTTATGTTGCTATCTGGCCGGATCTTCAGCGTTATTTCAACATTACCTCTGACCGGGATGCGGCAGATTATGTCTACCGGACAGAGGATCTGGCAGAATTAAAAGGCAATAAACTGCACAAGAAAAAAAACCTCATCTCCCAGTTTAAGCGGACGTACCCGGATTATTCTATTGTTCCCATAAATGAGGAAAATTGTAAAATTGTTATGCAGTTTGAGCAACGTCTGCTTGCCGGTAGGCCTTCTGTTTCCTCCTCTCTGATTGAGGAGTCCGATGCGATGAGCATGGCCTTTTCCCATTGGCAAGATCTTGGGTTAAGTGGACTGATGCTTATGGTTAAAGGTGAAATTGTGGCTTTTGCTGTTTTCAGTCCCCTGTCTGCTGATACCTGGGATGTTCATTTTGAAAAAGCAGATGTCTCTTTCAAGGGGGCAGCCCAGGTGATTAACTACGAGACCGCCAAGTTTTTAATAGGGACAGCGGGATATATCAACCGGGAACAGGATCTTGGCATACCTGGATTACGCCAGGCAAAGCTGTCATATGCTCCCCATGCGTTGATTGAACCATATTTTTTAGTGCCAAAATTGGGTTTGAGATCCCATTAG
- a CDS encoding GNAT family N-acetyltransferase, whose amino-acid sequence MSTQKLNGLEIKLVRTVPVDEIQALYQDAGWWQDDYKITDAFLRRIPEQSALFAGAFLEKKLIGMGRALSDLCSDAYIQDVAVLSDYQKLGIGSMIVSFLIQELKKRGVDWIGLIGEPGTSAFYENLGFRQMKDYIPFKLE is encoded by the coding sequence ATGAGTACACAAAAACTTAATGGGCTTGAGATAAAACTTGTGCGCACAGTGCCTGTGGATGAGATTCAGGCCCTTTACCAGGACGCCGGTTGGTGGCAGGATGATTATAAAATAACAGATGCTTTTTTACGCCGAATTCCTGAACAATCAGCATTGTTTGCAGGTGCTTTTTTAGAAAAAAAATTAATTGGAATGGGTCGGGCCCTTTCCGACCTGTGTAGTGATGCTTATATTCAGGATGTGGCTGTGCTGTCCGACTATCAGAAACTTGGTATCGGCAGCATGATTGTAAGTTTTTTGATCCAGGAACTAAAAAAAAGGGGTGTGGACTGGATCGGATTAATCGGTGAGCCGGGCACAAGTGCCTTTTATGAGAATTTAGGGTTCCGGCAGATGAAGGATTACATCCCCTTTAAACTTGAATAA
- the speE gene encoding polyamine aminopropyltransferase, which translates to MTNSGIVNKGWFSEVCPMWEGIAVSVKVDELLYSKKSRFQQIDLYQTRSHGRMLVLDGIIQLTERDEFSYQEMMAHLPLFSHPNPERVLVIGGGDGGVLREINRHDDVCSIDFCEIDEEVIRVSKQFLPFMACGFDDPRVKIHIKDGAAFVREHPGCYDVIIVDSSDPVGPGEVLFENQFYQDLKHALKPGGLIATQGESFFLHPDWVEKLVTITRALFPIYAYANINVPTYTGGHICVCMGSLGPELTVPARSVPEEIQSQLRYYSSRVHRAAFVLPYFAEKMLKGKDL; encoded by the coding sequence ATGACAAACTCAGGCATTGTAAATAAAGGATGGTTCTCAGAAGTTTGCCCCATGTGGGAAGGCATTGCCGTCTCTGTTAAGGTTGATGAGCTTCTTTACAGTAAAAAGAGCCGGTTCCAACAGATTGATCTGTATCAGACCCGTTCCCACGGCCGGATGCTGGTGCTTGACGGCATTATTCAGTTAACAGAACGAGATGAGTTCAGTTATCAGGAAATGATGGCTCATCTTCCCCTGTTTTCCCACCCCAACCCTGAAAGGGTACTTGTCATCGGTGGGGGAGATGGTGGTGTTTTACGTGAGATTAATCGTCACGATGACGTCTGTTCTATTGATTTTTGTGAAATTGATGAAGAGGTCATTCGGGTTTCAAAACAGTTCCTGCCGTTTATGGCCTGCGGATTTGACGATCCTAGGGTAAAGATTCACATCAAAGACGGCGCTGCCTTCGTCCGGGAACATCCTGGTTGTTATGATGTAATTATTGTTGATTCCTCGGACCCGGTCGGACCCGGAGAAGTTTTGTTTGAAAATCAGTTCTATCAGGATTTAAAACATGCGCTCAAGCCTGGCGGTCTGATCGCCACCCAGGGCGAATCCTTTTTTCTTCACCCGGACTGGGTTGAAAAATTGGTGACCATTACCCGGGCTTTGTTCCCCATATATGCCTATGCAAACATTAATGTCCCCACGTATACAGGTGGCCACATTTGTGTGTGTATGGGGTCTTTGGGGCCTGAACTTACGGTGCCGGCTCGTTCTGTGCCTGAAGAAATTCAATCTCAACTTAGATACTATAGTTCAAGGGTTCACCGTGCGGCCTTCGTACTTCCATATTTTGCTGAGAAAATGCTGAAAGGCAAGGATTTATGA
- the speD gene encoding adenosylmethionine decarboxylase, whose protein sequence is MLDKNKKRATCFPDSGFALGRHITIEYYDCASDVLLEKDGVESILLKAARESGATIISSSFHQFEPQGVSGVVIIAESHFTIHAWPEHNYAAVDIFTCADNIDLDIAIHAMEAQFSSQQVFISSDQNRGILEPKAGGCLPNSTEKVMEKRTHPIAWKKVCENTKPWAMSTSVDLYDCSPEMIKDPECMKHFVDQVSEKLGVNDTENASRVYFDETETAVGFSTIRSTETFGISGHFAHATHAIYLDIFSCNTYEPRELAEFSLSYFRGSNYKLQVALRQ, encoded by the coding sequence TTGCTTGATAAAAATAAAAAGCGGGCAACCTGTTTTCCTGATTCAGGTTTTGCCCTGGGGCGACATATTACCATTGAGTATTACGATTGTGCATCCGATGTCCTGCTTGAAAAGGACGGGGTTGAATCAATTCTGCTGAAAGCGGCCAGGGAAAGCGGGGCCACAATTATCAGCAGTTCTTTCCATCAATTTGAGCCCCAGGGGGTGTCCGGCGTGGTGATTATTGCCGAATCCCATTTTACGATTCATGCATGGCCCGAGCATAATTATGCGGCAGTAGATATTTTTACATGTGCAGACAATATTGATCTGGACATAGCCATTCACGCCATGGAAGCACAGTTCTCATCCCAGCAAGTTTTTATTTCCTCGGATCAAAACAGGGGTATACTGGAGCCTAAGGCCGGAGGCTGTTTGCCAAACAGCACCGAAAAAGTGATGGAAAAACGAACACACCCCATAGCCTGGAAAAAAGTGTGTGAAAATACAAAGCCCTGGGCAATGTCTACTTCTGTTGATTTATATGACTGCAGTCCTGAAATGATAAAAGATCCGGAGTGTATGAAGCATTTTGTGGACCAAGTCAGTGAAAAGCTTGGTGTTAATGATACGGAAAATGCATCCCGGGTTTATTTTGATGAAACCGAAACAGCAGTTGGTTTTTCTACGATACGATCCACTGAGACATTCGGTATATCCGGACATTTTGCCCATGCAACCCATGCGATATATTTGGATATTTTTTCTTGCAATACATATGAACCACGTGAACTGGCAGAATTTTCCCTCTCATATTTTCGGGGCAGTAACTACAAACTGCAGGTAGCTTTAAGACAGTAG
- a CDS encoding MBL fold metallo-hydrolase, whose translation MNIQQFKYGADNQGYLVYSEKSAIAIDPGAPDKMVEFAGKKGISIEMVTNTHTHADHTQGNDALVKITNARFIDCTTLSHGQVLDLKDATGLEVILTPGHTMDSLCFKGDGFVVTGDTLFNATVGNCFSGDLQAFFNSLKLLMELPGDTLVYAGHDYVRDSLKYAKIIEPNNPNLEGYAAAYNPDHVTSRLSEELQVNPYLRFNTPSMIERLKEKNLPSETQFQRFSSVMEVF comes from the coding sequence TATTCAACAGTTTAAATACGGTGCAGACAATCAGGGTTATTTGGTCTACAGTGAAAAATCGGCCATAGCGATTGATCCTGGAGCCCCGGATAAGATGGTAGAATTTGCCGGGAAAAAGGGGATTTCCATTGAAATGGTCACCAATACCCATACCCATGCCGACCACACCCAGGGAAACGATGCACTTGTCAAAATCACGAATGCGCGGTTTATCGACTGTACAACATTGTCGCATGGCCAGGTTCTTGACTTGAAAGATGCAACCGGGCTTGAGGTTATACTGACCCCTGGACATACAATGGATTCGCTTTGTTTCAAGGGAGATGGGTTTGTTGTAACCGGGGATACGTTGTTCAATGCTACCGTTGGCAATTGTTTTTCAGGGGATCTCCAAGCCTTTTTTAACTCTTTAAAGCTATTAATGGAACTGCCTGGCGACACACTGGTTTATGCCGGACATGATTATGTTCGTGATTCGCTGAAGTATGCCAAGATTATTGAACCCAATAATCCGAATTTAGAAGGGTACGCGGCTGCATATAACCCGGATCATGTTACTTCCCGCCTATCAGAAGAACTTCAGGTAAACCCCTATCTGCGTTTTAATACGCCCTCCATGATTGAACGGCTTAAAGAAAAGAATTTGCCAAGCGAAACTCAATTCCAACGATTTTCCTCTGTTATGGAAGTGTTCTAA